TAATTTCATGCCGCGTTTATGGGTTTCTTCTAGCAATTCCTCAAAGTCTTCCATTGTACCGAATGACTCATCAATCGAATAATAATCGCTGATGTCATACCCATTATCATTTTGTGGGGACTGATAAACCGGTGTTAACCAGAGAACATCCACGCCTAATTCTTTTAGATAATCTAATTTTGTAGTGATTCCTTTAATATCGCCTGTTCCACTTCCCGTTGTATCCATGAAACTTTTAGGATAAATTTGATAAACGACTGAATCTTTCCACCATGTATTACTCATAAAACAAACACCTCAATAATCTAGTTGTATAATTAGTCTTTCTTCCGTTTTGCGATCAAAAATGTGATTACGAATGGAACAATGATAACAATAACCATTCCAATGATGAATGAAACCCAGCCATTCGGAATTATCGAGAATATTCCAGGGACCCCGCCAACACCAATGGAAGTTGCGAGCACTTTCTGGAAAGTGATAAATGCAGCTGCAATGGATGAACCGATGATAGCCGCTATAAACGGATATCTGAACCGTAAGTTAACACCGAACATCGCGGGTTCCGTAATACCGAGCCATGCGGAAATTCCAGATGTCCCGGATAGACCGCGCAATCTATCATCTCTCGTTGCAAGCATCATCGCAAATGCGGCAGATCCTTGTGCAATATTTGATAAAGCCAGTATTGGCCATAAGAATGTTGAACCAGTACTTCCGATTAACTGTAAATCTACTGCCAGGAACGTATGGTGCATACCCGTTATAACCAATGGCGCATAAATTGCTCCATATACCAATCCGCCAATTAATGCATACGAATCAAAGATTGCTACTAAACCGTCGGTAATAAAATTACCAATGACGAATGTGATCGGACCGATAATGATAAATGTTAAAACACCTGTTACTAGTAAAGCGATTGGCGCAACGACCAATAATTGCAATGAATCGATAACGCGTTTTCTAAGCCCGATTTCTAGTTTAGCTAGTATCCAAGATGCAAATAATACAGGTAAGACTTGACCTTGATAACCAATTTTATTAATTTCTAAACCGAAGAGATTCCATGTCGGAATACCATCTCCAGCTAGCGCTTCACCATAAGCCCATGCATTCAGTAAGTCAGGATGAACTAATATCAGCCCTAAAACGACCCCTAATATTTCACTTCCGCCAAATCGTTTAACTGCCGACCAACCGATTAAGGCAGGTAAAAAGACGAAGGCGGTATTCGCGATGATATTAATCATATCAGCTACGCTAGCCCATTGCGTATGCACGTCAATAATGGATTGTGTTTTATAGAAAATTCCTTTATTCGTAAGAATGTTGTTGATTCCCATTAATAATCCAGCTGTAACGATGGCTGGTAAAATTGGTATGAATATATCTGCTAACGTTTTAATAGCACGTTGCAATGGATTTTGTTTTTTAGAGGCGGCTTCTTTCACTTCATCTTTTGAAGATTCCCCTATCCCGCTCTCTTTGTTCATTGCTGCAAAGACTTTATCGACTGTTCCTTGTCCAATGACAACTTGATATTGTCCGTTCGCTGAAAATGTTCCTTTGACAATTTTTAAATCACTCAATGCCTCCGAGTCCACTTTTGACTCATCATTCAAAGCAAATCGTAGCCGAGTGACACAATGTGTAACGGCTGCAATATTATCTTTCCCACCAACAGCTTCGATTATCTGTTTGGCTTCTTTCGAAAATTCCATTCTAATTCCTCCAAATTAATTCTTATTTTATATGCACTTGTAATAATGTTGTTTCACCGGCAACAACGGCGGATTCTTCGGTAACCGTAAACGTCTCAACAATATCACCGTTAGTTAACGTGATTGGAGTTACAAGACTATTTGCGTTCTCATTAACAAAATCCATGTCAAACTTGACGAGTTTATCTCCAGCAGCAACTTTGTCACCTTGTTTGATAAATGCTTCAAATCCTTCTCCATTTAACGCGACCGTTTCCAATCCGATATGGATCAAGACTTCAAGCCCAGACTTCCCGCGTAAACCGATTGCGTGTTTAGTAGGGAATAATTGAACGATTTCTCCGTCAAATGGAGCA
This genomic window from Sporosarcina sp. Marseille-Q4063 contains:
- the treP gene encoding PTS system trehalose-specific EIIBC component → MEFSKEAKQIIEAVGGKDNIAAVTHCVTRLRFALNDESKVDSEALSDLKIVKGTFSANGQYQVVIGQGTVDKVFAAMNKESGIGESSKDEVKEAASKKQNPLQRAIKTLADIFIPILPAIVTAGLLMGINNILTNKGIFYKTQSIIDVHTQWASVADMINIIANTAFVFLPALIGWSAVKRFGGSEILGVVLGLILVHPDLLNAWAYGEALAGDGIPTWNLFGLEINKIGYQGQVLPVLFASWILAKLEIGLRKRVIDSLQLLVVAPIALLVTGVLTFIIIGPITFVIGNFITDGLVAIFDSYALIGGLVYGAIYAPLVITGMHHTFLAVDLQLIGSTGSTFLWPILALSNIAQGSAAFAMMLATRDDRLRGLSGTSGISAWLGITEPAMFGVNLRFRYPFIAAIIGSSIAAAFITFQKVLATSIGVGGVPGIFSIIPNGWVSFIIGMVIVIIVPFVITFLIAKRKKD
- a CDS encoding PTS glucose transporter subunit IIA, translating into MLKKLFGKKEVIKEETIIASLTGSVVQLEDVPDPVFSQKMLGDGIAIMPTDGTVVAPFDGEIVQLFPTKHAIGLRGKSGLEVLIHIGLETVALNGEGFEAFIKQGDKVAAGDKLVKFDMDFVNENANSLVTPITLTNGDIVETFTVTEESAVVAGETTLLQVHIK